The DNA window ATCGCCGGCCGCTCCAGAAGCGGCGCCCAGAGTTCAAAATCCTGTTTTACCGACTGATATTTGTGGTCGCCGTCGATGAAGAGAAAATCAAAATTCTTATTCGGCAGGATAGACCGCTTGAATTCCTCCACCGCTTTTTCGGAGCGCTTCCGCAGAATGGTCAACCGGTCAAACAGCCCGAAAGTCATCAGATTCCGCTTGAACTCCGGAAAAACATTTATCCCGAAATACTCCGGAATATCGCAGTCCATCCAGCTGTCGACGACGACGAAGGGGAGTCCGCGGCGCTTGGCGGTGTCGGCTAGATAGACGGTGCTTCTCCCCTTCCAGGCGCCGATTTCAATCAGTCCGTGCTTCGCCATGGAAGCGTATCTGACCAGAAAATCGGTCTGTTGCGGTATGTCGACATACGACTCGATATTTTTAGCCAGCGGGTCAATTTCGGTGCGTAGATGCTCGATGGTCTCAGGGTTAAGCGGCATAGTTAAATCTCCTCGATTATCGGTTCTCCGGTATCATCGCGATAGCGCATCTGAATTTTCTTGGGGGCTCCTGATTGAAATCGTTTCGCCCACTCTTTGACTTCGGTCAGGGCGTAAACAATCGCGTCCACCAGGTCGTCATGGAAGGTTCCTTCGCCCGTGAACATCTGCATTTGCGTCATCAGTTCCAATTGCTTACGGTCGGCGTAATTGAAATGGACTTTCTTCCGCTGCACCAGTCCCTGAACCTTATGCGCCCGCATGACCTTGTCATGGATTGGCTTGACCTGTTTTAAGTTTAGGCTGGTTGAGTAGAGTTTTTCCTTATCCTTGATTTCGGTGATGATGGCGTCTTCGTTTGGCTCTTTGCAGCGCGATTCGACGATGGTTTTGTTCTGGTCGTATTTGTCTTTGACAACGAATAGTTGGTCAACCGCTTCCTTTGTTGTCCAGTGGTTATTCTCGGCATTCAGAACATAGACATCAGGGTCGCTGCCGTGCGTAGCGAGCACGGTCACTATCGCCGTATAGTCAGCCTGGCTGTTCTTGCTCTCTGCCGGGTCTATGGCCGTAACGATGTAGTGATTATTCCGGAGCACCTCGCGGTAGGCCGCGCTATCCGGCTCGTATTTGGCAAACCACTCTTCGCGAAAGACAGGATTGCCGGGGACCAACGGCCGAAGAAGATACTCGGCATTGTAGGCGTCCATTCCGATTTCGTTCCTGCGAAACTCGAGGAACTCGTCAGGGAACTGTTGCGGCCAGACCGATTTTCCAGAGCCGACCGGATGCTCCGCGGGAAATCCAAGGTAGGTGTACCCGGGGAGTTTCTTGATTTTCGAGAGAAGCGATAAAGGCGACATTCCCGTGCCGATAAAAATCAAACGCTGGTCTTTGAGTAGGACCGGAAGGACATCGTCAAAGAGCCAGGCTTCGTCCGATTTGAGCACCGCTTCGCTGCGCATATCCCGGATATCCTGAGGGTCGTCGACTATCACAGAGCCGCGACTGCCTCGAACGGAGGCGCCCTTTCCACGCGAATAAAAGTCACAGCGGCTGCCGTCGGCACGGATAACCTGGAGATGGTCTTGCCCCCAGTGGTCGCCGCGGCGAAACTGGTAATCATGCTTGAGAAGGGAATTCTCTTCGAACTCGCGCTGCATAAGCTGCATCCACTTTGTGGCGATACCGGTCGGACCTCCTGAAGCCGAAAGAAGCTGCACCTCTGGCACCTGCGTCTCACAGATGAGATAAGCCGGGTAAATGCGGCAGGCGATTGAGGACTTGGCCAATCCACGGAAGCCCTCGATGACGATTCGGGTGAGGCTGTCGTCATAGAGGGCGGCATAGATTTCCCGGTGCGCCTTCGGGACCGGCGCGGTAAGAAGCGGACTGAAATACTGCGCCGCGAAAAGCTCGATTGGATTGAGGTCGAAATTGCGGTTAATCACTTCTCCCTAACCTCCCCAGGAATAATCTCTTTGACCTTCACGCCGAATTGCAAGAGGGCATTTCGAAGCGACAACACGCGTTGCTGCTGCAGCTCAACGAAATTCACATCGCCAGCGGGATTGTTGATTTCAATGCCGGACTGACGCGCAAGTATACCCATATTTTCCGCAAGACGAATCGCTAGTCGCAAGTCACCGCCGTCTTCTCGACCCCGTCCTGCCAGGTAACGCTCAAACACTTGCTCGACCTTCTTTAGGTAGTCGTAGTGGACTTTCCGCCATAATTTTCGGTATAGTGGACTGTTTTCCAGATAGGTCCGTAGCGTTTGTAAGTCATAATCGATGGTGCGTTTCGATAATCGAAGAGCGTCAGCAATAGCTCTTTTTGACATACCTGACATACGCAAGGCGTGCACCACAAGCTCGCGCTCATTGGGAACCGCGGGCTCCAGTTTCTTTTGCTGTTTAATTCCCTTCCGTTGTCTTGTCACTCTGCGCAACTGTTTCCAACCCTTCGTAGTTTTATTTGTTTTCGCCGCTCGTAACGGGACAGATAGTGGACTAATGCTTCTCGGATGATAGAGGCCTTGCTTCGCTTTTCGTCGATGGAGCGCCTCACCAGTTTAGTAGAGATATCTGAAGACAGCTCCACGGTAAAGGCATAGCATTTCACACCATTCTGTCTGATCCTGGCGACCATTATTTTGCGTAAAGTTCCTGAAGTGTTTCTATGGTTAATGGTCCTTTTTGGAGCCAGAGTTTATATTCTTCAACCCAGCGCGGATTATTTTTAATCGTTTTTGTTATAAAATTCACTGTTACTGGGCTTTTGGGTTGGGAGAACATCGCCCAATACATCGCCCGCTCTCGCTCTTTCCGCTCTACCTCGGTCAACTCCTCCCATGGTTTTTTGGGGGTTTGACACTCTACTGAATCTTTCTGGTCAGTTGAAGTTGTTAGACCGGTAGGTTCGTTTTTTGGAATTGCTCTTTTTTGGTCATCTCCTTTGGGTTTTGAATTTGTATTAAGGGGAATCTTCCGAATCTTCAAGGATTCGGAGATTCCCTTATCTGAATCAGAATCAGAATCCAGATTCAGATTCAGATAGTCGGCATAGGGTATCACTAAACCATATTTATTGACATAGACTTGCAAGACGAAACCAACAAAGAATGAAGGCAGAATGGGGCATTTACTCGGCATTAGTGTACCATTTCCGTACCATTTCGGCCTGTTTTTAACATACACCTCGCGGTATTCTTTAACCCTTTTTGACTCCTCAAAAATGCCGGAAAATCCCCATTTTTTTAGGAGCCTTACACAGCTCATCATTTGTGATTTAGAGTACTTCCCTTTTGCCAGGGAGTAATACATCCCAGACACCCACCAAACATGACTTCGGTCGGCCGATATCTCAAGTTTTCCGATACTCTCGAAATAGTCAACAATCCGCCGAAACCGGTCTGTTCTCATTCGGCATAATTGTGCCGATATTTTCTCACTTAAAGGACAAACTCCAGACATGTCTCGCTTATCCATAATTAACCGCGCCACCACCAATTCATCGGCACTTCGGTATTCATCTTCCTCCCAAAAACTCTCATACACTAGGTGCGGCATATATATTACTCCTCAAGAGCTCCCTCAAATCTCACATATTCCGGCACCCAAACGACCGGTACCTCCGCGGTTCTCCCGCCGCGATTTTTATCGACAATCAGGCAGCACTTGCGGTTGATTTTATCCCCGTCATGATGGATGAATATGACGACATCGGCGTCCTGCTCTATGGCGCCGGATTCGCGGAGGTCCGAAAGTCGGGGTTTTCGCCGCTTTTCACCCTTGTCAACATTCCGGTTAAGCTGGGCACAGAGTAGAACCGGCACGCGAAACTCCCTCGCTAAAAGCTTGAAAGAGCGCGTCATATTCGCCACATCCTGTTCACGGTTAGCTGACCTCTTGATGTTGTCGGGCGTTACTAAGGTGAGATAATCAATCGCTATTAGTCCAATTTTGCCTTTCCGGTCTTCTTCTTTGGCGATGGCCCGAATTTGCAATGGGGTCAATCCAGGTTGGTCACAGACCAGGAAATTTGAGCCCTCTTTACTGAGGTAGTCGCCCGCCAAGACAACTTCAGACCAACGATTATCCTGGATGTTAATGTCGGAGATAAAACGTTGGCTGGAGACACGAGCGCGGCTGAGAAGCTGACGTAGGAATATTTCTTTGGCTTCCATTTCGAGACTAAAAAGAACGGTTTTCTGCTTTAGCCGTTGAGAGATATATTCGCAGAAGTTCAGAAGTAGGGCGCTTTTCCCTTCGCTCGGCCGGGCGGAGATAATAATAAGCTGTCCCGGGCGGAACCGCATAATTTTATTGAGGTCGTCAATATGAGTCTTAAATCCTAACTCTTTATTCCCTTGATTAACCTCGTCGAGTTCGCTTAAGAGGTCAGGTATAATGTCAGCCGCGCGGACAATTGTTGCCGTTTTGCCTGAGCTCGAAACAATATCTACCGCTTCTTGAATCAATGGCGCCACGTCGGCCGGCTCGGTTCCGTATTCGTAAGCCTGTGCGATAATCTCATTGCCTCGTTCGACCAGCCGGCGCAGTTGGTATTTTTGAAGGAGAATTCCGATGTAATGCTTGATATGGGCGGTGGTGACGATACCGTCTATCAGGTCAATAAGATATATCCGGCCGCCGGCGATGTTGAGTAGCCCGTCGGCCTGAAGCTTTTCGGTGGTCATGGTTATATCGACGGGCTTACCCTCTTCATAGAGAGAGAGCATCGCCTGATAGATATATTGATGTGGGGGAGCGAAGAAGGCTTCCGGACCAGGGATCAGTGAGGCCGAGACGTTGATGGCATCCGGGTCCATCAGAATAGAGCCAAGAATCTGCTGTTCAGCGTCTATGGAGGCCGGGGGTGGACTCTGTGAAAAGTTTTGCCTTGAAGACCTCCTTGTCTTCCTTTCTTGCCGCATCCCTGCTGCTTTTGTTGTCATGCCGCGATAGTCCGTTATTGCCAATAAGTGCTAATTTCTACTAATTACTGTTTAGATTTTTTCTGCTCTTTATTTCACCACCAATGTCAAACCGAAGTAGAACCTGACCGATAAATCCGAGGGAAGCCGCCGTTCCGGGGTGCCGGCGAGCTCCTGCGGCAATTAGAAAATCGGTGCTTTGGTCTCGCAAAACCTTTTTAGTCAAAAGAACCTGAGCTCCTATATAAGGTTCAAAATTCTGCCGGTCTAATCTAACGACCGGTCCAGTCAGCAGACTAAAACCTCTGCCGATAATCGATTCCACCTCCAGCATCACCGTTGAATAGCTGGCGTTGCCTTCCAAGGAAAGAATAAGGTTCCCATGGTAATCGCGGGGGATAATCCACCGGACGGAACCGCCGGGCTCCCAGGTAGAACGGGATGTTAGAGCTGAGTATCCTAGGATAAATTCCGACCCGCTTGACTGCGCCCGGGCTATTGCCGCGAGCAGAAGCAGACTAATGATTAGAAGCGTTTTCATCGGGGGTCTCCTCTCTTTGGTCGCGCAAAAATTCATCAACCGTCTTCCCCCCTGTAATGTTGGGGTCAGAGCCAAAGCAATCTTCCAATTCTACCGGTTTGCATGATGCCTTACGACTCTCATTTTCCTCTTTTCGCCCCCACTGCGCCGCCTCCTGCACGGCGAAATTGAAGATTTCTTCTATATTTTTAATCATTTCAGGATTGAACTTGGATGGCAAATAAATGTATTCGTCTAATCGATTCATCCCCCTCTGCACAATCGCCGCCAGTTCGGGCGGTAGGTCATTGCTCATCGGGAACCTCTCCTTCCAGCCGGGCGAGACGGTCTATTATTGGAAGCCTCCTTCATATTCGCTATTTCTTGCCTCGTGAAGCGATACTTGTTGGGAACATTTATGATGCAGAGGTCAGCGTAGGTCTTGAACATCTTGCCCAATTCACTCTCCGGCTGTTTATAGTGCAGGGTGTAGAGGAATTGAGCCGTCAGTCGTAGGGCTTCAATTCTATTTGACATCTTTGCGCTCTCCTTCCTTCCGCCTCTGGCGGGGTTATCCCTTCGGGTTCAATTTCCAAAACATTTTCGATGACTTTCTCAATTCGAGAACCCGCTTGAATATCTTCAATGGATTTTTACTTATCATCAAGTCTCGATAAAAGTTGATATGATTAGCTATCGCATCATCCCGCCATTGAATATCTTTTATCAACTCCCCAATGTATTGTTCATGCCCCTCGTAATACCAAGACTCGGCAATCTCCTTGAAATTGTTATACCATTCATCGGGAATGAAAAACCTGACGACCTGGCCAGGCATATTGCCCGGTGTATTCTTGAAATCCATTGGACGATAGTCAACAGTGTAATGATTGGGTGGAGGAACCTCTCCCTCTATCATAGCAGTTGTTATTTGTAATGGATTGAATTTTGCTTCTCTATAGTAACACTGTTTCCAATCGAATTTCTCGAATCGAATAATGTAGGTTACTCTATCATTCATATCATCACTCCCTGTCTTATTTTGTGTCCGCCGAACCGGACGTATTGGGCGTTGAGTTCGCCCGTCAGTATGCGGTTCACGCCCGCCCCTTGTTCAACTGTTCGCAGAAATCGGCAAAGATTCACGATTTGCATTACCACCTTCTCCATTGAATAATTTTACATTTATGACATTGTCTATATACTTCTTTGCAACTATTTGATGATGCGATGATAGGAGCCCACTCACTCCAGTCGTGAATTTCACATGTTATTGACCAATACATATTCACCCCTCGACCACCAGGTCGGCGTTCTTCTTTCCCCCACTGCGCCGCCTCCTGCACGGCGCAGATGAGGATATCTTGCATCATATCGTCTGCCGGTTTAAAATCCGGTGGGATGGCATGGGCGATGGTATAGTATTTCCCAAATTCCTTCATCGCCCGCTCCACAATCGCCGCCAGTTCGGCGGGCAGGTTAGTGCCTTGCGGGGTCGGTTTGTCAGACATCGTCATACCTCCTGAGAAATTTTATCTTCACGATAATAGTGCCACTTACCTTTTGGCACGTCAGGGATTTTTAGGTAAATCTTTTCTTTCATATCAGCGCCTCCTGCGCCAGCCTGCGGGCGGCTATGGCGATTCTCACCCCGTCGTTATCGGCGTACGTCGTCACAGTCACCCCTCGACCTCCTTACAGTTTCAAATAATTAACCAGGATATGCACGAAGAAATCATACTCCAGGCCGCGTATAAAATCATTATCCCTGCCGGCGAAGAAATACTCCTTTGCCCGACGGTAGTCCTCCCATGACCGGCTCCCCTCCTCAAGGCCAATCTTCCGAAACTCGTCCAGGAGCCGCTGCTCCTGGCAGAGCATGACCAGGGGCGAATTATCCCCTGGCCAACGGAATATGTCATCGGGCAGATGGTCTATGCCTTTATGCATCTCTTTTCACGCTCCTTCCAGTCGGCCAATCCGATATCCATAATGGCCCGGTAGGGATATTTCCGGATCTCCTTACTGTCAAAATCGATATTCTCCCCCGGCCAGTTTAATCGATAATGCCGCTTTTTGTCGTTTTCGATTGCTTCGCCGAATTTCCCCAGCGCCTTCCGCAAACGGTAGATATAGCGGGAGACATTATGCCGAAGGGCCGGGCAATGGTCGACCAGATTGTCCAGATGCATCCACCCGTCCAGCTTCTGCCATACGAAGTTGTTCTGGTCTTCTCTCTGTAGCAGGTAAATCCGCTTCCGATGTGCCGCCAGGCGGGCGAGATATTCAAATTCCCGGCCACGTAGATAAAACGGAATCTGATTTATAACGACCAGGAAGCGAACCTGTAGTTTGGCTGTCTCTTTGCGCATCGTATCTGAACACCTAACAGCCTTCCCGCTTATCAACATCCGGCCTTTGTGTGCAATAGTCATATCAAATCTCCCACCGCTCGGACCTGATGCAGCCGGGCCTTGCGATTTTTCATTCTGTCCTTGACATCGTGCCGGTTATGGCACCGCTGGCAGAGGGCTGCCAGGTTCTCCGGCCGATTGTCCCGGGGGTCGTGATTGAGATGCGCAATAGTGAGGACAACCTTAATGTTTTTGTGTCTTACACCATCCCTGCCCCAACTATATTTATTGAACCGCTGATTGGGGTCGGTATAATAGGCTTTTCCCTGGCGATCGCGATATATGATGAAATGATTTCGAACGCCGCAGAATTCACAACAATTACCCGCTCGCTGAAGAATGACCTCGCGAATAATGTCCCAGTTCTCCGGATAGAGCGGCTTCATTTCTGGTCTAATGGGCGTCATGCCCCCTCCCCCAATCCTATATTTTCCGGAAAAATAAATCCGTTCCGGTCGTCATAATAGATATCGGCATAGATTTTCCGGCTTCCCGTCTCGAACTCGGGGTTTTCATTTACCCAGTCAAAAGGGATTGACTGTTCCTCGAGCCATTCCACCGCCCGAGATAATTCCTTTCCCTGGCGGCAGGTCCATATAATTATTTTGTCGCCGGCGAGGTGATGCCTCTTCAAAATTTCTATGTTCTTCGGAATAGGCTCTCCAATGTCCGGATATTTGTTGGTGACCAATGTACCGTCAAAATCAATGGCGATATATCGACAACGCGAAATATCCAGGCCTGCGATGCGCATCGACGTCGTGGTCGTAAATGACCCCTTATTCCGTATCAATTCCATTGCAACTCCTCTCTGGCATAGAGCCGCGGGACATGGTCTATAATCACAAAGAGCGGTATATTTGGCCGCACCCCAAAAATCGTTACCCCCGGACGAACCTT is part of the Candidatus Zixiibacteriota bacterium genome and encodes:
- a CDS encoding class I SAM-dependent methyltransferase; its protein translation is MPLNPETIEHLRTEIDPLAKNIESYVDIPQQTDFLVRYASMAKHGLIEIGAWKGRSTVYLADTAKRRGLPFVVVDSWMDCDIPEYFGINVFPEFKRNLMTFGLFDRLTILRKRSEKAVEEFKRSILPNKNFDFLFIDGDHKYQSVKQDFELWAPLLERPAIIVFHDVLWDTVGRFLSEVKPLGQWEEMGNIGALVLEDNINHQKRKT
- a CDS encoding replicative DNA helicase; translation: MRQERKTRRSSRQNFSQSPPPASIDAEQQILGSILMDPDAINVSASLIPGPEAFFAPPHQYIYQAMLSLYEEGKPVDITMTTEKLQADGLLNIAGGRIYLIDLIDGIVTTAHIKHYIGILLQKYQLRRLVERGNEIIAQAYEYGTEPADVAPLIQEAVDIVSSSGKTATIVRAADIIPDLLSELDEVNQGNKELGFKTHIDDLNKIMRFRPGQLIIISARPSEGKSALLLNFCEYISQRLKQKTVLFSLEMEAKEIFLRQLLSRARVSSQRFISDINIQDNRWSEVVLAGDYLSKEGSNFLVCDQPGLTPLQIRAIAKEEDRKGKIGLIAIDYLTLVTPDNIKRSANREQDVANMTRSFKLLAREFRVPVLLCAQLNRNVDKGEKRRKPRLSDLRESGAIEQDADVVIFIHHDGDKINRKCCLIVDKNRGGRTAEVPVVWVPEYVRFEGALEE
- a CDS encoding helix-turn-helix domain-containing protein, whose protein sequence is MRKETAKLQVRFLVVINQIPFYLRGREFEYLARLAAHRKRIYLLQREDQNNFVWQKLDGWMHLDNLVDHCPALRHNVSRYIYRLRKALGKFGEAIENDKKRHYRLNWPGENIDFDSKEIRKYPYRAIMDIGLADWKEREKRCIKA